CCGCGGCGTAGTACTCGGCGTATCGGAACGTGATGTTCACGCCCACCTGGGCCGTGGTGAGGAGTTCTTGCAGGGAAATCACGGAGGCCAGCGAGGAGAACTTCACGAGGCCGATGAACTCATTGCCGGTGGGAGGCAGCGCCGTGCGGATGGCCTGCGGCAGAACGACCTTGAGCATGACCTTGACCGGCGACATTCCAAGCGCCCTGCCTGCCAGAGCCTGGCCCTCGTCGATACTGAGCAACGCCGAACGGATGATTTCCGCCATAAATGCGGCTTCCACGATGCCCAGGCCGATGAACGCGGCGATGAACGGGGAGAACCAATCCTGGCGGAGGACGGGGAAAAGCTGCGGCAACGCGTTCCAGATGATGAGCAGCACCAACAGGGCCGGAATGGCCCGGAAGAACCAGGTGTAGATTCCTGCGACGCCCTGGGCGATCCGGCTGCGCGACGTGCGTCCCAGGGCAACGGCAAAGCCGATGGCCGTGGCCAGGATGAGAGAAAGCACCGCGACGGCGACGGACAGGAAAGCCCCCGACACGTAGCTCGGATTCACGAGTTGTTGGACGAAGATGTTGACGTCGAATTCCATCACCAGCTCCTTTCGCGATAGGTGGCGGGGGCCGCAGCGCTGTTGCGGCCCCCGCGGGGAGGATGGCTAGGGGACGTCGACGATCGTGGGATCGAGCTTGTTGTCCTTGGCGATCTTGGCCAAGGTGCCGTCCTGGTGGAGTTCCTTCAGCGCTTGCGCGATGGCGGGAGACAACGGGTCGTTCTTGCGGGTGAACACGCCGAAGGTGGTGTCGGCCGGGAAGACTCCCGGGGCCACTGTGAGCTTGCCTTCGTTCTGGCTGGCCATGTAGGCGGCCGCCACATTGGTCTCGATCAAGGCCTCGGACTTGCCGTTGAGGCCTGCCAGCACTGTTTCAGCGGTCTTGGGGTATTCGGTGAGCTTGGGCTCGTCCTTGCCGGCTTTCTTGCACTCGTCCTTGAGCGCAGTGACGCGGGCGGCGTTGGCTGAGGCACTCTGCGCTGCGACGGAGTGGCCGCACAGATCCAGCGAGGTCTTGTAATTCCCGGCGCTGCTTGGGGCGGCGAGGATCGCGGGACCCGCGTTCATCACTGCTGAAGCGTCGGCGACGTCCAGGCGGGCCTTGCTCATATAGAGGCCACCGAAGATGGCATCGCAGCGGCGGGTTTGGAGCCCCGGCATGAGGCCGTCGAAGGTGGTCACTTCAAACTTGGCATCGACGCCCCAGTGTTTGGCGAGCGCCCGGGCGGCATCGGCGTCGAACCCTGCAATGTCACCGCTGGAACCGTTGGCGTAGTACTCCAGCGGCGCGTATTCCGGGTCGATGCAGAGGGTGAGCTTGCCGCTCGTGGTGAGGCCCTTCGGCGCGGTGGCCGATGCCTGCCCCGTGGAACTGGGGGAGGCCGCGGCGGAGCAGCCGCTTAACAGCAGGGCCAACGCAGCGGCCGCCAGGGCGGGCTTCGTGAACTTGAGCATGTGCAGATCTCCAATGACTGTTGGGGTCGCGTGGAAACGCGAGTCGGAGGGCGCCGATGTGGCGTTGATCACGATGCTAGCGAAAAAACTGCGCAAATCAAGCGAATCAGTTGTTTAATACTGATGTGACGCAGTTTTTGCACGAAACTCTGGTCTTCTTGATTCAAATCACTTGCTTGTCGCTTGACTCGTGAAAGTATTGATTACGACGGCGGAGCCCGACTCAAGAGGGCGCCGCACCTTCGCTGGGCACCCACTGCCGCGACCCCGAAGACAAGGCGGTTATTGTGAAGACCATGCATGATCTGGACGACAGGCTGATCCGCCTGCTGCAGGCCGATGGCCGGGCCTCGTTCAGCGATCTGTCCAAGCAGCTGGGCGTGACACGCTCCGCCGTGACGGCCAAGGTCAATGAGCTCACATCCTCCGGAGAACTGCGGATTGTCGCTGCAGTCCATCCGCGATTGCTCGGCCTGACCGCCGTCGCGCACATCTCCATCCAGCTCAACGGTTCCGCACGGGCTGCCCTGGAGAAGCTGAGCCAATTGGACGGCGCCGTCTTTGCCTCCCTCACCACGGGCAAGTATGGCATTATCGCCGAACTCCGCCTGCCGACGGTGGAAAGGCTCTATGAAGACGTCGAGGCCGTCCGCCTTTGCGAAGGCGTGGCTGCCGTCGATGTCCTCATGTACAAAGAGGTGGTCCGCAGCCTCTTCCTCGGGAAGGAGCCACCGGACCCCCGGCTCGAACTCGACCAGGCGGACCTGCTCCTCATGAGCGAGTTGCAGGTGGACGGGCGCCTCGGCTTCGAGGCCCTCGGCGAACGGATCGGCCTTTCGGCCAGCGCCGCCAGGATCCGGGTCCTTCGCCTGCTGGAAGCCCGCGTCATGCAGATCGGCCCTATCCGGAGCCGTTCCGGCTCTTCGCGGTCCATGGCCTTTGGCTTCGGAATCTCGACAGCAGCCGGCACTGAGGAAGCAATCGACTTCTTCTCTGCGACGCCCGGCGTGGAGTTCATAGCCAGCTGCCTCGGCAGGCACGACCTCGTGGCAACCGTGGGTGTCAGCTCCCTGGACGAAATGTACGAGGTCCTGGACAAGGTACGCGCGATGGACTCAGTGGCAAGCGTGGAGTGCTGGCTGCATCTGAAAATCGTCCAGGAACGATACGCCAAGCCCCTCGACAAAATGCTCGCGACCAAGGCCCAATCCAACGGCCACTAGTGTCCCTGGTTCCCCTCCCGGCTCCCCCTCTTCGACGCTCGCTCACAAACAAGGCTTCCCGGCGTGACGCTCGCTCACAAACAAGGCCTCCCGGCGTGACGCTCGCTCGGGATTTGGCCGCCAAAAGGAAGCGCGCGTCAGGCTTTGGCGATCGCTTCTTCCAGCGCGCCAAGGACGAGCTTCACCGACGCCCTGTTGGCATTCGGCCCCATCATGCCTATCCGCCAAACGGTCGACGTAAACGCACCCGCCCCGGAGCCGATTTCCATACTGAAGTTCTCCAGAAGGTATGCGCGGACGGCGGCCGAGTCCACGCCGTCGGGCACTTTAACCGTGGTGAGGCTCGGCAATCGCGCGCCCTCCGCGGCAAACAGCTCGAGCCCCATCGCTTCAAGGCCATCCCGCAACTCGGCCCCGGCCGCACGGTGCCGCGCTTGAACAGCCGCGAGCCCCTCGGCCAAGATGCGGTCCAGTCCTGCCTCGAGCCCTGCGATCATGGTCACCGGAGCCGTATGGTGATAGGTCCGGCTGCCGCTCGCCGCGCCAACATACCCACCCAAAAGGCCGATATCCAGGTACCACGATCGCGGCTCCTTGATGCGCCGCTCGAAAGCGCGCTCGGACACGGTGAACGGCGACAAGCCAGGGGGCGCTCCCAAACACTTCTGCGTCCCGGCATAACCGACGTCGATCCCCCAGTCGTCAGCAAGAAGGTCCAGCCCGCCGATGGACGTCACCGCGTCCACAATCAATAGCGCGTCGCCTTTGCCTGCGCCAAGGGGCGCGACGTCGGACAGGACACCCGTCGAGGTTTCGGCATGGACGGCGGCGATCACCTTCGGATGCGGGTGCGCGGCGAGAACCCGCTCCGCGTCCACCGGCTGGCCCCATTCATGGTCGACGCGGACCACCGTGGCCCCGCAGCGGCGCGCAACCTCACACATGCGCTCACCGAAAAGCCCATTGACGGCGATTACTGCCACGTCGCCGTCGGACACTGTATTAACAAACGCAGCCTCCATGCCGCCGGATCCAGTGGCACTCAACGGCAGGGTGCGGGCATTCCGGGTTCCCCACACAGTTCGAAGCCCCGCGCATGTCCGGTCCAGGCGCTCTATGAACACCGGATCCAAATGCCCGATCACCGGATACGCCAACGCGGCGGTCACTTCCGGATAGCAATTGCTGGGACCCGGTCCGAAGAGATACCGGGAAGTCAGGACCTCTGGCATGGCGGAACTCCTTTGGCTCGTTGCTGACATTGTCCACCAGACCGCAAAAGTGAGCGAGCGTTTCGGGAGAACCCGGCATAAGTGAGCGAGCGTTTCGGGAGAACCCGGCATAAGTGAGCGAGCGTCGCAGGACGAGCGGGGCAGGGAGGACAGGGCAGGGCGGGGCGGGAGGACCGTGGTGCGGTATTCTCTTGACACCACGGTCGTCATTGGATTCACTATTACGTATGCTGAAATAACAGTTCCATGATGTGGAAGGCCTGGGGCGCGGAGGCGCGCAGGTCCATCCGGCAGGATTCGCCGGAGTTCCGCATAGCCAACACCATGGATGCCAGCACTCGCACGAGGAATGAACAAGCATGCAGCTTGAAGTATTCAACAGCGTGGACCGTGCGGACGCCATCGACGTCCTCCGCCCATGCCTCGATATCCAGCGTTGGGTGGAGCAGGTCGCAGATGCGCGCCCCTTCAGCGGCTTGGACTCCTTGCTAGATTTCGCCCGGGAAACCGCAGAGCCCTTCACCTCGGACGAAGTGGCCGCTGCAATGGCCCATCACCCCCGGATCGGCGAACGGCCCAATGCCCAGACCACGGAAGCCGCGATGTCCCGCTCCGAACAGGCGGGCGTCGACCCCGGCGATGACGGCGTCGTCACCGCTTTGGCCGAAGGCAACCGTGAGTACGAGTCCAAGTTTGGCCGCGTCTTCCTGATTCGCGCCGCGGGCCGGACAGCCAAGGAAATCCTGGCCTCCCTCCAAGAGCGCCTGAACCACACCGCTGAAGAAGAAGACGTCATCGTGGCGGGCCAGTTGCGCGAAATCGCGTTGCTGCGCCTTGCCGGCGTGATCAGCGAAGCCAGCGCAAGCACCGAAGGAGTGTCCAGCAAATGAGCGTTTCCCAGATAACCACCCACATCCTGGACACCGGTTCCGGGCGGCCGGCGGCCGGCGTCGCCGTCGTTCTCTCCGTGCGCGACGGAGACAACTGGAGGCACGTCGCTACCGGCACCACCGACGAGGACGGCCGGATCAAGGACCTGGGTCCTGAAAGGGTCGACGGCGGCAGCTACCGCCTGAACTTCGCAACAGGTCCGTATTACAAGGCACAGGGCGTGGACACCTTTTTCCCGGAAGTGGACTTGAGCTTCACCGTGTCCGACGCCGGCGAGCACTACCACGTACCGCTCCTGCTCAGCCCCTTCGCGTTCTCGACGTATCGGGGAAGCTAACGCGTCGATTGCTCCCCACCGGCTCCCAACCTTCGCAAGTCCCCACCGGCTCCCAACCTTCGCAAGCTCAGGCCGGGGCCCTCGCCGGCGTGGGCCCACAGGTCGGGGCCCTCGCCGGCGTGGGCCCACCCAAGGTCAGGAACCGGCGGGGCAATCGACACGGAGCAATCGATGGATACTAGTCGATCGGGGTGACGTAGGCTCCCGAGATGCCGCCGTCAACCATGAAGGTCGACGCGGTAATGAACGAGGCGTCGTCGCTTGCCAGGAAGGCCACCGCAGCGGCCAGTTCTTCGGGCTCGGCGAAACGCCCCAAGGGCACGTGGACCAGGCGGCGCGCTGCCCGCTCCGGATCGGAGGCGAAGAGTTCCTTCAGCAGCGGAGTGTTGACCGGTCCGGGGCACAATGCGTTGATCCGCACACCCTTGCGCGCGAATTCGACGCCCAGCTCGCGGGTCATTGCCAGCACGCCGCCCTTGGAAGCGCTGTAGGAGATCTGCGAAGTTGCCGCGCCCATCACGGCCACGAAGGACGCGGTGTTGATGATCGAGCCCTTGCCCTGTTCCAACATGTACGGCAGCGCGTATTTGCAGCAGTAATAGACGCTCGTCAGGTTTACCTCCTGGACCCGGCGCCAGGCATCGATTCCGGTGTCCAGGATGGATGCGTCGTCCGGCGGCGAGATGCCGGCGTTGTTGAAGGCGATATCCACGCTGCCGTAGTGGCTCTTGGCGGCGGCGAAGAGGTCGATGACTTCCTGCTCATCCGTGACGTTGACCTTCACGAAGATGCCATCGACGGCGGCCGCGGCCGCTTCTCCAGCTGCCGGATCGATATCGGCGATGACCACGTTGGCACCCTCCGAGGCGAAACGCTTTGCCGTGGCCAGGCCGATCCCGCTGGCGCCTCCGGTGATGACGGCTGTGCGGTCCTTGAGTCGGTTTGAAATGAATTCGGTCATGGTGATCTCTCCTTGAATGATGGGGTCCGAAGTTTGGTGGGTTCAGTGCGCGATGAAGACGTTCTTTACTTCGCTGAAGGAATCGAGCGCGTCAGGACCCAGCTCGCGGCCCAGGCCCGATTGCTTGAAGCCGCCGAACGGCGTCGAATACCGGACTGAGGAGTGCGAGTTCACCGAGAGGTTTCCGGCATCCACTCCGCGGGCCACGCGCAGGGCCCGGCCAATGTCCTGGGTCCAAATGGATCCGGAGAGGCCGTATTCGGTGTCGTTGGCAATCCGGACGGCGTCCGCCTCGTCGTTGAAGGGAACGACGACGACGACTGGTCCGAAGATCTCCTCACGCACCGCCGGGTCGTCAAAGGAGTCGGGGGCCAGGACAGTGGGCGGGAACCAGAAACCCGGCCCTTCGGGCACCTCGCCCTGGAAGGCTATGGGCGCTCCCGAGGGCACAAAGCCCGCGACGGTTTCCCTTTGCCGGGCGGAAATCAACGGCCCCATGACGGTACTTTCGTCAGCCGGGTCGCCGACTTTGACAGCCCGAACAGCGGGCTCCAAAAGCTCAAGAAAAGCATCGTAGGCGGACTTTTCCACCAGGATCCGGGACCTTGCACAGCAGTCCTGGCCGGCATTGTCGAACGCACCACCGGGCGCTGCGGCGGCGGCGGCCTGAAGGTCGGCGTCGGCGAACACAATGTTCGCGCTCTTGCCACCCAACTCGAGCGTCACCCGCTTCACTTGATCGGCACAACCGGCCATGATCTGCTTGCCAACCCCGGTAGACCCGGTAAAGACGACCTTCCGCACCGCGGGGTGGGTCACGAAGCGCGCCCCCACCACGGAGCCCTTCCCCGGGATGATGGTCAGCACGCCGTCGGGCAGGCCGGCCTCGCGCGCGAGCTCACCCAGCCTCATCGCCGTCAGGGGCGTAAGTTCCGCAGGCTTGAGTACCACCGTGTTGCCTGCCGCGAGCGCCGGAGCGAAGCCCCACGCCGCAATCGGCATGGGAAAGTTCCACGGCACAATAATGCCGACGACGCCCAACGGCTCGTGGAAGGTCACATCGAGGCCTCCGGCAACGGGGATCTGCCGCCCGAAGTGCCGTTCAGGAGCCGCCGAGTAGTAACTGATGACGTCGCGCGCATTGCCCGCTTCCCAGCGGGCGTTGCCGACCGTGTGTCCCGAATTGCGGACTTCCAGTCGTGCGAGGTTTTCCAGATCGGCGTCGACGGCGGCCGCGAACCGGCGCAAGAGCAGTGCCCGGTCCGACGGCGACACCTTCCGCCAGGTCTCAAAGGCGCCAGCCGCGCGGGCAATCAGTGCGTCGGTCTCGGCCAGGGATGCCAGTTCAACGGTTTGAAGGAATTCCTCGGTGGCCGGATTGATGATGTCAAAAGTTGTGGCGCTCACGCCCAGCTCGTTTCTGTCGGTTTGAATTCCGTGGATGGGTCGAGGCGCTCAGCGTAAAGTTCGCCGTCCCGGTACCTTCTGGCGGCCTCGATGAATCCTTGAAAGAGGCGCACGTCGGAACGATTTTGTTCAGGGTGGAATTGAACGCCCAACGCCCAGCTTCCTTGGGTCGACTCGACGGCCTCGATCGTGCCGTCCGCCGCGTACGCCGTGACGCACAGGCCTTCGGCAACCCGGTCGAGAATCTGGTGGTGATAAACAGGCGCCGATGCCCGCTCGCCCAGGTGTTCGGCGATAATGCTCCCCGGCCGGGTACCGAACTGGACTTCGCCATAAACCCCAGAAGCGGGTTGGTAGTTGGCGTCGGGAAGCACATCCGGCACGTGCTGGATAAGGTTTCCGCCCAAGGCCACGTTCAGGATTTGCGCGCCGCGGCAGATGGCAAACAGAGGAACCCCCTTCTCCAGTGCGGCCAGCGTCAAGGCGATGTCGTGCTCGTCCCGTGCGGGCTGGCTGCGGGTGCTTGGGTGAGGCTCGGCGTCGTAATTTCCGGGGTCGACGTCGGATCCGCCCACCACAATCAGGCCATCGACGAGGTCAAGCACCGAGGTATCCGTGCCGATAGGCGGCAGAAGAAGAGGGGTGCCGCCGGCCGCCACGACGGCTTCCAAATATGCCGCCGGCAGCACCGCTGCCCGCGCATCCCAAACCCCCCATTTCGCGTCTTGCAGATAGGTGGTCAGGGCGATCCGAGGCCGTGGGCTCGAACCTGGATCTGGGGCAGGCGTCTGATTCCGAGTCATTTCCGCTACAGCCTTTCAAACCCGCGGCGTAGCTCCCAGTCCGTGATGGCGGACTCAAAAGCTGCCAGTTCGACGTCGGCGTAGTTGACGTAGTGCCGCACTACTTCCTCACCGAAGACTTCCTTGGCGATCACGGAGTTGGCGAACAGATCCCGCGCTTCCCGCATCGTCGTCGGCACGGTGGGAGCTCCAGAGGTGTAGGCGTTGCCCATCGTTGCGGCCTCGAGTTCGAGTTCGTTTTCGATTCCGTAGAGCCCGCCGGCCAGCATGGCCGACAATGCCAAGTACGGGTTGACGTCGCCACCCGGCAGCCTGTTTTCCAGCCGCGCGCTTTGACCATGCCCCACGAGGCGCACCGAGCAGGTGCGGTTGTCGAGGCCCCAGGCGACCGCGGTCGGGGCGAAAGAGCCTTTGACGAACCGCTTGTAGGAGTTGATGTTGGGAGCGTAAAAGAGCGTGAATTCCCGCATCGTGGCCAGCACACCGGCGATGAAATGATCGTAGGTTTTGGTGCGGGCGCCTGTGGCCTTGTCCCAGAAGACCAGCTCATCGTCGAGTCCGCGCAGGGACAGGTGGATGTGGCAGGAATTGCCCTCGCGCTCGTTGGGCTTGGCCATGAAGGTAATGGATTGGCCCATGTCATGGGCGATGTCCTTGGCCGCGGTCTTGTAGACGGAATGGTTGTCCGCCGTGGTGACCACTTCGTCGTACTTGAACGCGATCTCGTGTTGGCCGAAGTTGCACTCACCCTTGGCGGATTCCACGGTCATGCCCGCTGAGTACATCTCGTTCCGGATCCTCCGAAGCAGGGGCTCCACGCGGCCGGATCCCAGGAGCGAGTAGTCCACGTTGTATTGGTTGGCAGGAGTGAGGTGCTTATAGTCCAGGTCCCATGCCTGCTCGTATGAGTCGTTGTAGACCACAAACTCAAGCTCGGTTCCGGCAAGTGCCTTCCAACCGCGCTCGGCCGCCTTGGCCGTCTGGCGCTTGAGCATGGCGCGGGGTGAAACGGAGACCGGAGTGCCGTCGGTCATGGACAGATCGCACTGGATCAGCGCACTCCCCTCGCGGTAGGGAAGGACCCGGATGGTGTCCAGATCCAAGTCGAAGAGCATGTCTCCATAACCCTTTTCCCACGAGGAAATGTCATAGCCATCCACGGTGTTCATTTCCGTGTCAACGGCGAGGAGGTAGTTGCAGCCTTCCGTGCCGTGCTCGAGGACGGAATCAAGGAAGAATTGCGCGTGAAGGAGCTTGCCCTGCAACCTGCCCTGCATGTCGGTGAAGCCGAGAATCACGGTGTCGATGGCGCCCTCGCCAATCTGTGCCTTGAGTTGCTCAACGGTGAGCATACGGTCATTGCGAGGGTGAACTGTGTTATCCACGGAGTTCGAAATGTCGTTCATGGTGCTGCTCATTTCAGTAGTCCCTTGAGTAGTGCGGCAGTGGACTCGCAGTGCAATTCCATGACGCTTCGGGCCGCTGCAGGCTCGCCGTCGAGGATGGCCTGCACTATCAATCGATGTTCTTGGTTTGAATGTTCGATATTCCGCTGCAGAAAGGGGATTTCCGCCAGGAATTCGTGGATCTTTGTCTGGATGGTGGTACTGGCTTTGTTGAGTTCGGACGAGCCCGCAACAGCGGAGAACGCCAAGTGAAGGCGGGCGTCCGCTTGCCTGTATTCCACCGGTGAACCCGCGTTTTCGACCTCGGCCAACGAGTCAGTCAGAAGCCGGCGCTGATCCTCGCTCAGTCGCATCGAGGCCGCCCGCTGGCAGGCCCCGGGTTCAATCACCGAGCGGAAGATGAGGATGTCGCTGATTTCCTCCTGCCGGTCCTTGTTGCCGAGCCGCTCAGGCGGCCGCGCGTTGCCGACCGGTTCCACGATGGTTCCGCCGCCCCTCCCCCGGACGGTCGTGACGAAACCGGCCGCGCGCAGTGCGCTGATCGCTTCCCGCAACGTCGCCCGGGAGACCTGCATACGCTCGGCCAAGTCGCGCTCGGGCGGGAGTCGCTCGCCGGTTTTGAAGATCCCCAACTGAATTGCCGATCCCAAGTGCTCGACGCACGACTCGAAGGCCATGTGTCCACGCGCGGGGAGCAAGACCGTCTCCAGTAGGGGGGATTCAATCGGTTCAACGAGGAACATGGCGACCTTCCTGGCTGGGAGGCCGCCGGCGAAGAACCGCCGGCGGCCCATGGTTGTGCTAGTTGAGCAGCTTATCCGCGTCGATCGTCAGATGCTCCTGTTCGGCACTCGTCATGAACGTCCGGCGCCCCGTGGTGTACCAAAGCACGGTGGCGAGAAGGAAGACGACCACGACGGCGATAGGCGCGTAGTTGAAGGTGTCGATGGTGATGTCTGCGACGGGAGGAAGGACGAAGAGGATCACGATGACGGCGACCCACACAATCGCTATCCAGTTGATGACGGGACTCCATTTCCCGAGGTGCCACGGGCCCGGCACGAAGTTCTTGTTGAGCCTGCGGAGCAACACCGGGGTGATATACGCGATGTAGAGGCCAATGACGGCGACGCTCGTCACGGCAAAATACGCGGTTGTGTTGAACAGGGCGGGTGAGGCGAGCACAATCGCGCAGCCAACGCAGAGCCAGATGGAATTTGTGGGGGTGCCGCTCCGGGCGTTGACTTTGGCCCAGATGCGGGAGCCCGGCAGTGCATTGTCGCGGGAGAAAGCGTACGTCATGCGCGAGTTGGCGGTCACGGACGCCATACCGCAGAAGAACTGTGCGCCCACCACGATAGCGAGCAGGAATTTCGCTACGCCAGGATTACCGAGGGCATCCAGGAAAATCTGTGCCGGGGGCAACCCGGTTGCCGTGGCGCCAAGTGTGGTCAGGCCCTCCTCTGAGCCGTCCGGGATCGCCGCGACGAGTGAGTAGAGCAGAATCCAGCCACCAATGATGGAGATGACCACGCTCATGACAATCCCCTTCGGGGCCGCGATGGCTGCGTTCTTGGTCTCTTCGGCAACGTGGGCCGAAGCATCGTAGCCGGTGTAGGTGTACTGCGACATGAGCAGGCCCATAAGGAAGACGTACGGTCCGAAGGTGAAGCCGGTTTCGTTGTGCCACGCCGTCATCGTCCAGTCGAAGGACTGGTGGCTCGTGGGCATGATCCACAGGGCCGCCACGATGATCGCGACGCCCACAATGTGCCACCAGGCGGAGACATTGGACAGGAAACTGACAATCTTGACGCCGAAACTGTTGAGCAGGGCGTGGATGATCATCAGGACGACGAACAGTGCGAACGTACCGCCCGCGGTGGGCTCGACGCCGAAAGTCAGCGCCGCGAAAGCCATCATTGTCGTCGCGCAGCCAAAGTCGATTGCCGCGGTGACGGCCACCTCACCAAGGAAGTTGAACCAGCCGACATACCAGGCCCAGGCCCGCTTATTGCGTTTGGCGAGCCTGCCGGCCCAGAAATAGAGCCCACCGGCTGTCGGGTAGCGCGAACAAACCTCGGCCATTGAAAGAGCCACGCACAGGACCAAGAGGCCAACGATCGGCCAACCCACGTTGATGGCAGCCGGGCCGCCGGACTTGAGCGCAATGCTGAAGGAGGTAATGCAGCCAGCCAAGATCGAAATGATGGAAAACGAGACTGCGAAGTTGGAGAAGCCGGACATGCCGCGATGTAGCTCTTGCTTGTAGCCAAGCTCGGCGAGGGCCGCAGCATCTGCGTCTTGCACAGCCTGCACCTTCGCTGCCGTAGAACGATCACTCATGATTATTCTCTTTCTAAACGGAAGGGGGGAACGGGCCGACACCGCTCGCATCGATAGTGACCCACTTCACATCAATCTGTCAATGGTCTGACTTCAGACCACAAACCAACCTCCTCGAAACGGTAGGCTGGAAGGCATGGTTTCTGAGGACTCGAACGCCGACGGCACGTCACAAAGCGGCACGTCAAACAACAGCACGGCACACAACGCCGCGGCCCACAACGGAGCACCCGAACGCCGCGGGATCACGGTCCGCCGTGCGCCGAAGTTCGTTCCCTTCATGGGACTGGGCGCGGTGCTCGGCATCGTCGTTGCCGCGTTCGTTGCCTACGGGATCCCAGGCGACGAGAGTTTCGACACCGGGGCGGTCTTCGGGTTCTTCCTGGTGTCCTTTGCCGCTGGCGGCGTGCTCCTGGGTGCCATCGCGGCCCTCGTCCTCGACCAGGTCAGCGTGCGGCGCTCCCGGCGTGCCGTCGTCGAGTCCGTACCCGGCCCCACAGAGGACGACGCCGAGGCATAGGATCCCGGTCACAATGTCGCGTGAGGGAAAGTACCACGCCAACATCATGCGACAATTGACCAGTGGCACGTGGCGACGGAAAACTTTCTCATGATCTTCTCCCCGACGAAAAAGGACCTCAGGACGCTTGTGGCGTCTTCGGGGTCTGGGCGCCGGGCGAAGAAGTAGCAAAACTCACCTATTACGGGCTGTATGCGTTGCAGCACCGCGGACAAGAATCGGCTGGTATTGCTACCAGTGACGGCAAGCGCATCAATGTCTACAAGGACATGGGCCTCGTGTCCCAGGTCTTCGACGAGACAACCCTGAACACCCTCACCGGGCACCTTGCCGTCGGCCACTGCCGCTACTCCACCACCGGAGCAAGCCACTGGGCAAACGCACAGCCCACCCTGGGCGCAACAGCCACC
This genomic interval from Arthrobacter sp. FW306-2-2C-D06B contains the following:
- the uraH gene encoding hydroxyisourate hydrolase — encoded protein: MSVSQITTHILDTGSGRPAAGVAVVLSVRDGDNWRHVATGTTDEDGRIKDLGPERVDGGSYRLNFATGPYYKAQGVDTFFPEVDLSFTVSDAGEHYHVPLLLSPFAFSTYRGS
- a CDS encoding transporter substrate-binding domain-containing protein, which codes for MINATSAPSDSRFHATPTVIGDLHMLKFTKPALAAAALALLLSGCSAAASPSSTGQASATAPKGLTTSGKLTLCIDPEYAPLEYYANGSSGDIAGFDADAARALAKHWGVDAKFEVTTFDGLMPGLQTRRCDAIFGGLYMSKARLDVADASAVMNAGPAILAAPSSAGNYKTSLDLCGHSVAAQSASANAARVTALKDECKKAGKDEPKLTEYPKTAETVLAGLNGKSEALIETNVAAAYMASQNEGKLTVAPGVFPADTTFGVFTRKNDPLSPAIAQALKELHQDGTLAKIAKDNKLDPTIVDVP
- a CDS encoding 3-oxoacyl-ACP reductase — encoded protein: MTEFISNRLKDRTAVITGGASGIGLATAKRFASEGANVVIADIDPAAGEAAAAAVDGIFVKVNVTDEQEVIDLFAAAKSHYGSVDIAFNNAGISPPDDASILDTGIDAWRRVQEVNLTSVYYCCKYALPYMLEQGKGSIINTASFVAVMGAATSQISYSASKGGVLAMTRELGVEFARKGVRINALCPGPVNTPLLKELFASDPERAARRLVHVPLGRFAEPEELAAAVAFLASDDASFITASTFMVDGGISGAYVTPID
- the uraD gene encoding 2-oxo-4-hydroxy-4-carboxy-5-ureidoimidazoline decarboxylase: MQLEVFNSVDRADAIDVLRPCLDIQRWVEQVADARPFSGLDSLLDFARETAEPFTSDEVAAAMAHHPRIGERPNAQTTEAAMSRSEQAGVDPGDDGVVTALAEGNREYESKFGRVFLIRAAGRTAKEILASLQERLNHTAEEEDVIVAGQLREIALLRLAGVISEASASTEGVSSK
- a CDS encoding Lrp/AsnC family transcriptional regulator; the encoded protein is MHDLDDRLIRLLQADGRASFSDLSKQLGVTRSAVTAKVNELTSSGELRIVAAVHPRLLGLTAVAHISIQLNGSARAALEKLSQLDGAVFASLTTGKYGIIAELRLPTVERLYEDVEAVRLCEGVAAVDVLMYKEVVRSLFLGKEPPDPRLELDQADLLLMSELQVDGRLGFEALGERIGLSASAARIRVLRLLEARVMQIGPIRSRSGSSRSMAFGFGISTAAGTEEAIDFFSATPGVEFIASCLGRHDLVATVGVSSLDEMYEVLDKVRAMDSVASVECWLHLKIVQERYAKPLDKMLATKAQSNGH
- a CDS encoding pyridoxal-phosphate-dependent aminotransferase family protein translates to MPEVLTSRYLFGPGPSNCYPEVTAALAYPVIGHLDPVFIERLDRTCAGLRTVWGTRNARTLPLSATGSGGMEAAFVNTVSDGDVAVIAVNGLFGERMCEVARRCGATVVRVDHEWGQPVDAERVLAAHPHPKVIAAVHAETSTGVLSDVAPLGAGKGDALLIVDAVTSIGGLDLLADDWGIDVGYAGTQKCLGAPPGLSPFTVSERAFERRIKEPRSWYLDIGLLGGYVGAASGSRTYHHTAPVTMIAGLEAGLDRILAEGLAAVQARHRAAGAELRDGLEAMGLELFAAEGARLPSLTTVKVPDGVDSAAVRAYLLENFSMEIGSGAGAFTSTVWRIGMMGPNANRASVKLVLGALEEAIAKA
- a CDS encoding aldehyde dehydrogenase family protein; its protein translation is MSATTFDIINPATEEFLQTVELASLAETDALIARAAGAFETWRKVSPSDRALLLRRFAAAVDADLENLARLEVRNSGHTVGNARWEAGNARDVISYYSAAPERHFGRQIPVAGGLDVTFHEPLGVVGIIVPWNFPMPIAAWGFAPALAAGNTVVLKPAELTPLTAMRLGELAREAGLPDGVLTIIPGKGSVVGARFVTHPAVRKVVFTGSTGVGKQIMAGCADQVKRVTLELGGKSANIVFADADLQAAAAAAPGGAFDNAGQDCCARSRILVEKSAYDAFLELLEPAVRAVKVGDPADESTVMGPLISARQRETVAGFVPSGAPIAFQGEVPEGPGFWFPPTVLAPDSFDDPAVREEIFGPVVVVVPFNDEADAVRIANDTEYGLSGSIWTQDIGRALRVARGVDAGNLSVNSHSSVRYSTPFGGFKQSGLGRELGPDALDSFSEVKNVFIAH
- a CDS encoding amino acid ABC transporter permease; the protein is MEFDVNIFVQQLVNPSYVSGAFLSVAVAVLSLILATAIGFAVALGRTSRSRIAQGVAGIYTWFFRAIPALLVLLIIWNALPQLFPVLRQDWFSPFIAAFIGLGIVEAAFMAEIIRSALLSIDEGQALAGRALGMSPVKVMLKVVLPQAIRTALPPTGNEFIGLVKFSSLASVISLQELLTTAQVGVNITFRYAEYYAAAIVYYLIIVSLLTLLQSYVEKKFVWTSRSQTKKPSILEPVGQGVQS